The DNA segment TGCCTTCCAGGGGATGGATTTGTTTAAATCCATTTTTTactgtataaacaaaacaaaaagtgcatACTGCTGTCCTTTTTTCAGGAACCTAGCAGCATTTCTCAACACTGGGAAGGGAGGGACGGTGTATCTGGGAATCACAGATGATGGAGATGTGCTTGGATTGAAGCTCACACATTACCAGGTACATTCGCAATTACACACTTAATTTGTATTCCTTCTATAAGGGGgaagggatgtagcccagtggtaaagcgcttgcttgatgcacggtcggtttgggatcgatccccatctaggggcccattgggctatttctcattccagccagtgcaccacgactggtatatcaaaggccgtggtatgtactaccctatctgtgggatggtgcatataaaagaacccttgctgctaatcgaaaagagtagctcatgaagtggcgacagcagatttcctctctcaatatctgtgtggtccttaaccatatgtctgacgccacataaccgtacatgaaatgtgttgagtgtgttgtaaaataaaacatttccttccttccttctatagtTATCTCAGAGGCAGTCCAGGCAGAATTCTCATGTGGTTTGCTTTCCCTCTTAGCACTGACATGTTCTTATTGAAAAACCCAACATTAGTCAGTTGAGGATCCAGGAgagggtgtttttttctttttgggggaATGGGGAGGACTAAGGGAAAAAAGGCATATATGAACCAACTTGTGAAAAGAGcaacacaattatttatttattttgttaaatataaaaaaaagaggcacttgaatatatttaggggTGGGGGTTGATAGTGGGTCTCCTGGTCAATGAAGCAAGTTTTCTCTGAAACCTAATTAGACATAagtgacagaattaccaaatgattgacatccaatagccgatgatatatGAATTATAGTGCTGTAACTTCATTGACTTTGTTTTGGTAAggagccaatgcaccacaactggtatatcaaagggtgtggtatgtgctatcctgtctgtatgggatggtgcatataacagaggccttgctactaatggaaaatgtagtggttttctctctaagactatatgtaaaaattaccaaatatttgacatccaattgctgatgattaacaaattaatgtgctctagtgatgtcgttaaacagaacaaactttaaattgtgttttgataaggaggtgagatgtagcccaggggtaaagtgCCGACCTGATCACCTAGGATCAGTCTCCGTCagtgattggtatatcaaaggctagggtatgtgctattctgtttttgggatagtgcatataaaagatcacttgctgctagcaggtttcctctctaagactgtatttaaaaatttccaaatgtttcacatccagtagctgatgattaataaatcaatgcgctctagtggtgtcattaaacaaaacaaaatgttcttcaTACCTATGTATTTGTAGAAGGTCAGGATAAACTGACTTTTCTCTATTTCCCTATCAGCAATCATATTTCAGctacatatatgtgtatatattaatcagttttaacaataacataatcatatgctttttttttcagaCTTGGAGCATTTGTACATGCCCTatcactaaggtttcaggctcTTTTTTTTCCAGAAGGACCATATAATTGGTAACATGCATGATCTATTCTCACGTTACAAGCCGCGAGTTCCGCCTCATCGCTACACGGTGAAGTTTGTTCCGGTGATAAACAAGGCTTCCTCACCACaagatatcttaagacagtgcTCCTACAACTCAAGGTtttcatgtttaatatattaattttatcattcaAGTTTCTTCATAATAAACAGCTTACTAACAGGTGGTTTAGAAAGCATGCAAATGATGTCCTGAAAATGTGCAAATTAAAAACTGGGTTTCGCAATATATTATTAGACTTGCGCATTTCACGTGCAAATAAAATGATcgttctcacaattttcagtTGTATACGACAGGGATTGGAAGGGGTGGTGTTGAAAGACATTGTGTAATTTTAGAAGAGAAAGTGGtcttgtcattaataaatgttgcATAGTAAGAGGGGAGGGTAGTGAGTATGTATAAAGAAGTAGAATGTTGTCATGTAATTGTTTAACAACCACTAAGTAAGTATACCTGTACAATCCCTATATGATCAGGTTCTAGGTTTTctgcagaaaataatttgagggtacatatACATTCctctaccggccttggtggcgtcgtggttaggccatcggtccacaggctggtaggtactgggttcggatcccagtcgaggcatgggttttttaatccagataccgactccaaaccctgagtgagtgctccgcaaggctcaatgggtaggtgtaaaccacttgcactgaccagtgatccataactggttcaacaaaggccatggtttgggctatcctgcctgtgggaagcgcaaataaaagatcccttgctgctaatcggaaagagtagcccatgtagtggcgacagcaggtttcctctcaaaatctgtgtggtcctaataGAATGCACATTTTGCTAGTTGTCATAAATGCATGAAAAACCCACACAACACTTAGTAGTAGTGACAACaatattgttttggttttttacttttttaatattttttgttttggtgtgggattgtttttgaaaaattaatatCTGCTGGTGTTCTTGCTGGCTGAATATTAATCAACAGTGATAACAGTGAAAATCCTTCTCTCACCTACCCCcataaattaacaaaacaagtCTTCCAAGGCACTAATTTTTATATACCTTATTGCTTCCGTTAAGGCATTTTTTCACTCTGAAAAACTGAGAGACTGATATAGTTTCATCCATGGGTCACTCGCGCAAGCTTCGTTTAGTGTGTAACCAGTTTTCTTTTATGCCTTAATTTTAATACATCATTTACATCATCATGATGGGTTATGcagaaacaaaatgggttacctcAAAGTGTTTTTGCGTAACTCATAAATGAAATGCTTCATGTAAAGTTTTAATTCTCAGAAGTCTGttactattgtaattacatgtacactgtTCCTGTTATCTAAAGTTCATTATGTTTGAATCTGTGTTACTTACTAGTCATCTACCGGCCCAACTGGAGAGGACTAAAGGTTTTGTcaccatccttctgtctgtctttctatctatccatctgtctCACATACAGTTTTCCAGATTTGTTTCCACAATGCCTGTGAAtagctttgtcatgtactgttacagatcaagtttgactctCTTGGCAATTTAACCATTTGTGacatagttatggcccttgaatttacaAGAAACGGAAATATGTTTTCCATACTTTTGTTTCTTACAAttcctcaagatattgaactgaaattttgtgtatagctttattatgtactgttacagatcaaatgtAACTGTCATGGCAATTTATCCAATTTTCATAGAGTTATGGCCTTGATATTGAACTGAAACTTTGTGTGtagttttattatgtactgttacagatcaagtttgattttcagggtgatttacccatttttcatagagttatggcccttgaacttaggaaataaaTTTTTTAGTTGGGCCCAATAAGGGACatatatttctatttcaatattttcaaaatggttGTTTTGAACAgtacatggatggatgcatagaTGGATTGATGTACTAGtaatttgataaatatcttctttttttcagtgaGTCTACTGAAGTTTTAAATCGGGAGCGACCGCATGTATACCGATCTGACAAGTATTGCTGGTGTGATAAGGATGCTGTTGCCCAGTATAATACAGTATGTGTCATCTGACCTACTgtatacgcaaatattttcGCGGCTACTATAACTCGCGATTgggctttcattttacatttttgcgAGGAATTATTTTCGTGACTGTGTTCcccgataataaaataaaaattacccatatttcatttgccaaactcttttcaatgacGATTTCACGCACATACTTGGACATGTTCACCATGCTGTCAGCGAgacgtcaatgttgtatgtatgtctgataagactATTGTCATGTTATCGATGGACGATGCACATGCGATACAGAACATTGAAAAACTCAAATATCATAAGAAATAACTTTTCATTATTGGTGATACTCACAAACTTCAGTTTAaggttaaaaagaaaacaaacaaaactgagattaCGTAACAACAGACTTGCACCCAAATGTGTGTCATTTCGATCAAATCCACATGACCAGGCAGGTTAACAGAATCACGTGACCTTGCGGACCTCTGActgcttgattctgatatggTTTGGACGTGCAgagataagactatatattatacggtaaataatattataagttCGCGCGTAATTAAATTCGCGGTGCTATCAACGTGTTCGCAATTTCCGCACTATATTTTATTCGCGAacatatttgcgtatacggtacTTGTATTGGCAGTgtttacacatatatatatgcacatttaGACTAGAAAAGCTTTAGCTCAGTgcaaaagtttaaagtttgttttgtttagagcacattgatttattaatcattggctgttcgatgtcaaacatttggtaattttgacatatagtcttagagaggaaacttgctatatttttttcattagtagcaagggatcttttatatgcacaatcccagacaggatagcacataacatgacctttgacctttgacataccagtcgtggctggaacgagaaatagcgcaatgggcccactgatggggatcgatcccaaaccgactgcgcaccaggcgagtgctttaccactgggctatgtcctgcccccagTGCAATGTGTTACAGTCGCCATCTATGAATTCCCcatcccatcccaccccaccccacccacccctattaCACACAGCTAATACAAAGGAAGATGACGTTACTTACCAAAATTACATCTTTTAGCAACTAATACACACCACCAGGTGGGTAAGAAATTTATACAACAGACCCAGACGTTCACCAGGTGGGTAATAAAggaatgtactgtcctgtctgtggaaaagtctgaaagtgaatataaaagatcccttgctgctttattgatgggagtagcctatgtggcagcagcatTTGTTGCCTGCTTTCTATTAATTTTGGTCCTTGGACAAGTTCAGCTGATGATGTTAAACACACAGATGTTACCGACATGAATGTGTTTTCTCTTCAGGGGTTGATACCAAGTAACTGTATgataggaaggaaatattttatttaacgacgcactcattttatttacggttattttgcgtcggacatatggttacggaccaaacagatattaagagaagaaacccactgtcgccacttcattggctactcttttcgattagcagcaagggatcttttatatgcaccatcccacagacaggataacacataccacggcctttcatataccagacatggtgcactggctggagcaagaaatagcccaatgggcccactgacgggaatagACTATGTGATAGAAATGTCTGTAAAACCTTGGGACAGTCATGATGTTAAACACACAGATGTTATTGACATGGATATGTTTTTTCTTCAGGGACTCATACCAAGTGACTATGTGATAGAGGTGTGTGTAAAACCGTGGGACAGCCGTGATGTCAGAAACACAGATGGTATTGGTTCACTTGTCCACATTAACCCGATATACGAGAATGAGGAGGGTTTTATATACATGCGCAGACAAGCCAGTATTGT comes from the Gigantopelta aegis isolate Gae_Host chromosome 14, Gae_host_genome, whole genome shotgun sequence genome and includes:
- the LOC121388895 gene encoding uncharacterized protein LOC121388895, which produces MAVAKSKVKRYYIQGSVVPFEEDMTHEFKGHRNFAIEELPIWAREKKNEGATRKPVSGNLAAFLNTGKGGTVYLGITDDGDVLGLKLTHYQKDHIIGNMHDLFSRYKPRVPPHRYTVKFVPVINKASSPQDILRQCSYNSSESTEVLNRERPHVYRSDKYCWCDKDAVAQYNTGLIPSDYVIEVCVKPWDSRDVRNTDGIGSLVHINPIYENEEGFIYMRRQASIVKYSMNEVAQLSRQQMKEACEAEMLRLKEEISQRKLLKAS